The region AGGCCGAAGCTTGAAACAGGATTTTGGCAAATACCGTTCCGTGAACCAATGACTTTTTGGTACCACAAAATTGAGCCGTAATTTTATCTTCGGTGCTAAAACCGAGTAGCTGGCTTAAAAAGCCCGTAAGGAAATAAACCAAATAAAATAGTGCTAGAATAGCTGTGCTTATAACAAGCAAATCGCCGCCGTTTATACTGTTGAAGACCTTTTCTTCAAAGGAAGTACAAAAGCTTTTATAGATGATTAACAGGATAATTGTTTTGTCAAATAAAGTAAGATAACGGTTGTATTCTTGTGCCATTTTCCCCCAATAACGGTGCAAAAGAAGCCCTAGGATTACCGGTGCCAAAACTTCTAAAAGCAATTTGGCATAAATATCCCCCAAATCGTAATTGGTTGCCGCAGCATTGAGAAACAAACCCAACCAAAGCGGGGTGATAATAATGCCTAATAAGCCGGAAATACTGGCGTTGAAAATAGCCGATGGAATATTTCCTCGGGCAATAGAAACCATAACTACCGAAGAGGAAACGGTAGAAGGGAGCGATGCCAAGAACAAAAAAGCTAGCCATATTTTTCGGTCGTCCTCAGTAGAAATCAAGGGATAAAAACACAATACAATCAGCGGAAAGACCAGAAAAGTACAAGTTTGAACCAGCAGGTGTAATTTCCAGTTTTTCAATCCGGCTTTCATTTTTTCGGGACTCAATTTAAGACCATAGAAAAAGAAGATCAATGAGATTCCAATGCTTCCAATAGCACCCAGAGGAAGTGGACCGGACTCGCCGCCAAATTTT is a window of Flavobacterium acetivorans DNA encoding:
- a CDS encoding bile acid:sodium symporter family protein, which codes for MKIKIDPFVLSILIVVLLAYLFPKFGGESGPLPLGAIGSIGISLIFFFYGLKLSPEKMKAGLKNWKLHLLVQTCTFLVFPLIVLCFYPLISTEDDRKIWLAFLFLASLPSTVSSSVVMVSIARGNIPSAIFNASISGLLGIIITPLWLGLFLNAAATNYDLGDIYAKLLLEVLAPVILGLLLHRYWGKMAQEYNRYLTLFDKTIILLIIYKSFCTSFEEKVFNSINGGDLLVISTAILALFYLVYFLTGFLSQLLGFSTEDKITAQFCGTKKSLVHGTVFAKILFQASASMGIILLPLMLFHSFQIFAISFIATRLARRKEDS